The following proteins come from a genomic window of Enterobacter chengduensis:
- the gshA gene encoding glutamate--cysteine ligase → MIPDVSQALAWLENHPQALKGIQRGLERETLRVNADGSLATTGHPKALGSALTHKWITTDFAEALLEFITPVEGNIDHMLTIMRDIHRYTARNLGDERMWPLSMPCYIEQGQDIELAQYGTSNIGRLKTLYREGLKNRYGALMQTISGVHYNFSLPMAFWQAKCGETDKDAISAGYFRLIRNYYRFGWVIPYLFGASPAICSSFLQGKPTTLPFEKTECGMYYLPYATSLRLSDLGYTNKSQSNLGITFNELHEYVAGLKRAIKTPSEEYEKIGLEKDGKRLQINSNVLQIENELYAPIRPKRVTRSGETPSDALQRGGIEYIEVRSLDINPFSPIGVDEQQVRFLDLFMVWCVLADAPEMSSDELLCTRTNWNRVILEGRKPGLTLGIGCETAQFPLTKVGKDLFRDLKRVARTMDSIDGGDAYQQICDQLVECFDNPELTFSARILRSMIDRGIGGTGRSLSAEYREMLMQEPLEVLSEADFAAERDASVVRQKEVEAADTESFEAFLAKQA, encoded by the coding sequence TTGATCCCGGACGTATCTCAGGCGCTGGCCTGGCTGGAAAACCACCCTCAGGCTCTGAAGGGTATTCAGCGTGGTCTTGAGCGTGAAACGCTGCGCGTTAACGCGGACGGTAGTTTAGCGACGACGGGTCACCCGAAGGCGTTAGGCTCGGCGCTGACACATAAATGGATCACAACCGATTTCGCTGAAGCGCTGCTGGAGTTCATTACGCCAGTAGAGGGTAATATTGATCATATGCTGACGATCATGCGCGATATCCATCGCTACACCGCGCGCAACCTGGGCGACGAACGTATGTGGCCCCTCAGCATGCCGTGCTATATCGAGCAGGGCCAGGATATTGAACTGGCGCAGTACGGCACGTCAAATATCGGTCGGCTGAAAACGCTCTATCGCGAAGGGCTGAAAAACCGCTACGGCGCGTTGATGCAAACCATCTCGGGCGTGCATTATAACTTCTCGCTGCCTATGGCCTTCTGGCAGGCAAAATGCGGTGAAACGGACAAAGATGCGATTTCAGCGGGTTACTTCCGCCTGATCCGCAACTATTACCGTTTCGGCTGGGTGATCCCATATCTCTTTGGCGCGTCACCTGCCATTTGCTCTTCGTTCCTGCAGGGGAAACCGACCACGCTGCCGTTCGAGAAGACCGAGTGTGGGATGTACTATCTCCCGTACGCCACCTCTCTGCGCCTGAGCGATCTCGGCTATACCAATAAATCGCAAAGCAATCTCGGTATTACGTTTAACGAATTGCACGAATATGTGGCAGGATTGAAGCGGGCGATCAAAACGCCGTCGGAAGAGTACGAGAAAATCGGCCTCGAAAAAGACGGCAAGCGCCTGCAGATCAACAGCAACGTGCTGCAGATTGAAAACGAGCTTTATGCGCCCATTCGTCCTAAGCGCGTGACGCGCAGCGGTGAAACGCCGTCGGATGCGCTGCAGCGCGGCGGGATCGAATACATTGAAGTACGCTCGCTGGATATCAACCCGTTCTCACCGATTGGCGTTGATGAGCAGCAGGTTCGCTTCCTGGATCTGTTTATGGTCTGGTGCGTGCTGGCGGATGCGCCGGAAATGAGCTCGGACGAGCTGCTCTGTACCCGTACAAACTGGAACCGCGTGATTCTGGAAGGGCGTAAACCGGGCCTGACGCTCGGCATTGGCTGCGAAACGGCACAGTTCCCGCTGACCAAAGTGGGCAAAGATCTGTTCCGTGACCTGAAGCGCGTTGCCCGAACAATGGACAGCATTGACGGCGGCGATGCCTATCAACAGATCTGCGACCAGCTGGTGGAATGTTTTGATAACCCTGAACTGACGTTCTCAGCACGCATTCTGCGTTCTATGATCGATCGGGGCATTGGCGGCACGGGGCGTTCACTCTCAGCGGAGTACCGTGAGATGCTGATGCAGGAGCCGTTAGAAGTGCTTAGCGAAGCGGATTTTGCAGCGGAACGCGATGCGTCCGTGGTGCGTCAGAAAGAGGTTGAAGCGGCGGATACCGAGTCGTTTGAGGCGTTTCTGGCGAAGCAGGCCTAA
- a CDS encoding YqaA family protein, with product MSDALSLASLFASSFLSATLLPGNSEVMLVAMLLSGVSQPWLLVLIATMGNSLGGLTNVILGRFFPLREKSRWQEKAVGWLKRYGAATLLLSWMPVIGDLLCLLAGWMRISWGPVLFFLCLGKALRYVLVAWATLQGMTWWH from the coding sequence GTGAGTGACGCGCTGTCACTCGCCTCATTATTCGCCAGCAGTTTTTTAAGCGCCACGCTGTTACCGGGCAATTCGGAAGTGATGCTGGTGGCGATGCTGTTGTCCGGCGTGAGTCAGCCCTGGCTGCTTGTATTAATAGCAACAATGGGTAATAGCCTTGGAGGGCTGACTAACGTTATTCTTGGGCGTTTCTTTCCGCTGCGCGAAAAATCGCGCTGGCAGGAAAAGGCAGTCGGCTGGCTAAAACGCTATGGCGCTGCCACGCTGTTATTAAGCTGGATGCCTGTAATAGGCGATTTACTGTGTCTGCTGGCGGGATGGATGCGCATCTCCTGGGGACCGGTGCTCTTTTTTTTGTGCCTTGGCAAGGCGTTGCGCTATGTTCTCGTGGCGTGGGCAACACTACAGGGTATGACGTGGTGGCACTAA